From a single Fibrobacter sp. UWH6 genomic region:
- the queD gene encoding 6-carboxytetrahydropterin synthase QueD: MYRISKRFEISGAHKLALSYESKCQNLHGHNWIITVHCQSKTLNSDGMVIDFKTAKETISRQLDHKYINDVVDFNPTAENIAKWICDQIPHCYKVIVQESEGNIAEYEVD, translated from the coding sequence ATGTATAGAATCTCGAAGCGCTTCGAAATTTCCGGAGCACATAAGCTGGCACTCTCCTACGAAAGCAAGTGTCAAAATCTTCACGGACATAACTGGATCATTACCGTTCATTGCCAGTCCAAGACTTTAAACTCTGACGGTATGGTCATCGATTTCAAGACTGCCAAGGAGACCATCTCCCGACAGCTGGACCACAAGTACATAAACGATGTGGTGGACTTCAATCCTACCGCCGAAAACATCGCCAAGTGGATCTGCGACCAGATTCCCCATTGCTATAAAGTGATCGTCCAGGAAAGCGAAGGCAACATCGCCGAATATGAAGTTGACTAA
- a CDS encoding GyrI-like domain-containing protein, with protein MQRLGCKCSPTGYCFTIEHDKEYKHENVDIEYCEQVEEALQDSEIVQFKTMPAVKHALCLKHVGPYDRFYQSYTEMFKYIEEQGYKIVGDLRCVYVDGAWNQDDPEKWLSIIQVPVER; from the coding sequence ATGCAGCGCCTGGGTTGCAAGTGTTCTCCCACCGGTTACTGCTTTACCATCGAACACGACAAGGAATACAAACACGAGAACGTGGATATTGAGTACTGCGAACAGGTGGAGGAGGCTCTCCAGGATTCTGAAATCGTCCAGTTCAAGACCATGCCCGCGGTAAAACACGCCCTCTGCCTAAAGCACGTCGGACCCTACGATCGTTTTTACCAGTCCTACACCGAGATGTTCAAGTACATCGAGGAGCAGGGGTACAAGATCGTGGGCGACCTCCGCTGCGTTTATGTGGACGGTGCCTGGAACCAGGATGACCCCGAAAAGTGGCTGTCCATTATCCAGGTTCCGGTGGAACGTTAG
- a CDS encoding GNAT family N-acetyltransferase: MQIRKATPDDFPQMLPIFREVIQGGDTYDFEETASDQDAYDYWFGKGVNSWVMEESASDAGKDSAGTKILGYYKIIQNHRGRGSHVANASFMVSSAARGKGIGRKMGEDCIRMAREMGFKAIQFNFVISTNEPAMHLWKSLGFKELCRLPGAFNHKKLGFVDAVIFFMEL, encoded by the coding sequence ATGCAAATCCGCAAAGCTACTCCAGATGATTTTCCCCAGATGCTGCCCATTTTCCGCGAAGTGATTCAGGGCGGCGACACCTACGATTTCGAGGAAACCGCCAGCGACCAGGACGCATACGACTACTGGTTCGGCAAGGGCGTAAACAGCTGGGTCATGGAAGAATCCGCTTCGGACGCAGGCAAGGATAGTGCAGGCACCAAGATCCTCGGCTACTACAAGATTATCCAGAACCACCGTGGCCGAGGCAGCCATGTGGCCAACGCTTCCTTCATGGTTTCCAGCGCCGCCCGCGGAAAAGGCATCGGTCGCAAGATGGGGGAGGACTGTATCCGAATGGCTCGCGAAATGGGATTCAAGGCAATCCAGTTCAACTTCGTCATCAGCACCAACGAACCGGCCATGCACCTGTGGAAGAGCCTGGGCTTCAAGGAACTTTGCCGACTGCCCGGAGCCTTCAACCACAAGAAGCTGGGTTTCGTGGATGCAGTAATCTTCTTTATGGAACTGTAG
- a CDS encoding pyridoxamine 5'-phosphate oxidase family protein, which produces MEEVVKFLKECGAYFLATVDGDQPKVRPFGTAEIFEGKLYIQTGKSKNVSKQIAANPKVQLCAMNKAGNQWLRLSGTLVEDDRLEPKVHMLDAYPELKAMYKAEDPNTQVLYFKDAEAVFCSFTAAPKVVKF; this is translated from the coding sequence ATGGAAGAAGTAGTAAAGTTTCTCAAGGAATGTGGCGCCTATTTCCTGGCAACTGTAGATGGCGATCAGCCCAAGGTTCGTCCCTTCGGTACCGCCGAAATTTTTGAAGGTAAGCTGTACATTCAGACTGGCAAGTCCAAGAATGTTTCCAAGCAGATTGCCGCCAACCCCAAGGTTCAGCTCTGTGCCATGAACAAGGCTGGAAACCAGTGGCTCCGTCTTAGCGGTACCCTGGTAGAAGACGATCGCCTGGAACCCAAGGTCCATATGCTGGACGCCTATCCAGAACTGAAGGCCATGTACAAGGCCGAAGATCCCAACACTCAGGTGCTTTACTTCAAGGACGCCGAGGCTGTGTTCTGCAGTTTCACTGCGGCTCCCAAGGTGGTAAAGTTCTAG
- a CDS encoding FecR domain-containing protein, with protein MKSLKFSAVFALTCAMVAMAATQGGKVRSVLGDVSYQKQGKNNWAALRVGAKVLDGYMIRTYTESGAQISLLDGSMIAIGENALVEFNELLFDKDSRVSDISIKKGMIRFDAQKQKGNSVFKFRTGTATASIRGTDGTLGMTEAGQPYGALNSGEMVMENNGQEIPVKANQFVAFRKDKPAVVVEAKNASDPEFVKKLGEVLDDTTKSDEAIQAQAQELDQKIEVRNEDLKSKYNCIIDSLPALVSADSIDIGVTCTAGVRVSLGSESFESKGHKLHFTPSWIRGSFGDKKYLLNCSVDGADFECGRIAFTYRVDRTVRLLESDEGKCFAVFATSGFNDNSGSVSVFLGDSLIQKTNMEKDGSSTFTLVPGDHVYKVVAENVDSATTAAGTVEQMLKCYPVTNVQIDIRGGNREIVKRKVSQGAAIYPELEFDLLDVAGNDVAQVEEVIVSVDGENFEAEQVASTVGIGYKVKMRIPRGKSKIVKVAVLMRSGETAYASKIYEFK; from the coding sequence ATGAAGAGTTTAAAGTTTTCTGCAGTTTTCGCATTGACCTGCGCCATGGTGGCCATGGCTGCTACCCAGGGTGGCAAGGTCCGTTCTGTTCTTGGCGATGTGTCTTACCAGAAGCAGGGTAAGAACAACTGGGCCGCCCTCCGAGTGGGTGCCAAGGTTCTGGACGGTTACATGATCCGGACCTACACCGAGTCCGGGGCGCAGATTTCCCTTTTAGATGGAAGTATGATCGCTATCGGCGAAAATGCGCTGGTGGAATTCAACGAACTTCTGTTCGACAAGGATTCACGAGTTTCTGACATCAGCATCAAGAAGGGTATGATCCGCTTCGATGCCCAGAAGCAGAAAGGCAACAGTGTCTTCAAGTTTAGGACCGGAACGGCAACCGCATCGATCCGCGGTACTGACGGTACCCTCGGCATGACCGAAGCAGGTCAGCCCTACGGCGCCTTGAACTCCGGCGAAATGGTCATGGAAAATAATGGCCAGGAAATTCCTGTCAAGGCAAATCAGTTTGTGGCCTTCCGTAAGGATAAGCCTGCTGTCGTGGTAGAAGCAAAAAATGCAAGCGATCCCGAATTTGTGAAAAAGCTGGGCGAAGTCCTTGATGACACCACGAAGTCTGACGAAGCCATTCAGGCCCAGGCCCAGGAGCTGGACCAGAAGATCGAAGTCCGTAACGAGGATCTGAAATCCAAGTATAATTGTATCATCGATTCGCTGCCCGCTCTTGTCAGCGCAGACAGTATCGATATCGGCGTCACCTGTACTGCCGGCGTCCGAGTGTCTCTCGGTTCCGAAAGTTTTGAGTCCAAGGGTCACAAGTTGCATTTCACCCCCAGCTGGATTAGAGGTTCCTTCGGCGATAAGAAGTACCTGCTGAACTGCAGTGTGGACGGTGCCGATTTTGAATGCGGTCGAATTGCGTTCACCTATCGCGTGGACCGCACCGTTCGACTTCTGGAATCCGACGAAGGCAAGTGCTTTGCCGTTTTTGCCACTAGCGGATTTAATGACAACTCCGGTTCCGTTTCTGTCTTCCTGGGTGACAGCCTCATTCAGAAGACCAACATGGAAAAGGACGGTTCCAGCACCTTCACTCTTGTGCCGGGTGATCATGTGTACAAGGTGGTTGCCGAAAATGTGGATTCCGCCACGACGGCTGCCGGGACTGTGGAGCAGATGCTGAAGTGCTACCCGGTGACCAACGTGCAGATCGACATCCGCGGCGGCAATCGCGAAATTGTCAAGCGCAAGGTTTCCCAGGGCGCAGCCATCTATCCGGAACTGGAATTCGACTTGCTGGATGTGGCCGGTAACGACGTCGCCCAGGTGGAAGAAGTTATCGTCTCTGTAGACGGCGAAAATTTCGAGGCCGAGCAGGTGGCTTCTACCGTGGGCATTGGCTACAAGGTCAAGATGAGAATTCCCCGCGGCAAGTCCAAGATTGTCAAGGTGGCCGTGTTGATGCGCAGCGGTGAAACGGCTTACGCTTCCAAGATTTACGAATTCAAGTAA